The following proteins are co-located in the Bacillus pumilus genome:
- a CDS encoding beta-glucoside-specific PTS transporter subunit IIABC — MDYTQVAKDVLQHVGGKENIAHLEHCSTRLRFTLIDQKKADVPALEKTPGVIAVRMSGQCQVVIGNDVIEVYQKLTSLIGASSSGRDAPSNQSKEKRKVGAVLLDFIVGVFQPLVPAIAGGGILKSFLLLFSLLGWVDAKGQTYQILNMVGDAPLYFLPLLVAVTTANKLKVNPLVALSAVGALILPNMTAMLTEGAQLLSFDVKNIAYAYQVFPAILSVLLYAQMEKFFTRFSPKPIRIFFVPMMSLVITVPVTLLLLGPIGFTAGQGFSSLILAMFNTVGWVAVAILAAVLPFMVASGMHKAMVPYAVTTMGNLGKEALYLPASLAHNIAESGACFAVALRTKDKVLRSTAISAGISAFFGITEPALYGVTLQNKRVLGSVMIGSFVGGIFIGLVGIQAFVLVGPGLASMSMFISDELPRNLMFAVIGAVISFVVAFIAAFALGKDRTVEEKTNDQAAFAEQIGAGETFKSPVIGQMISLSEVKDDIFSSKVMGEGIAIVPSKGALYAPVDGEVTLLFETNHALGMRTDQGVDVLFHIGIDTVQLEGQYFNPKVQAGDRVQAGDFLIEFDLEKIIEAGYDPVTLAVITNTDQFDIKVQPLQEVNRQDTLMVVTQLGG, encoded by the coding sequence ATGGATTATACACAGGTTGCCAAAGACGTCTTACAGCATGTAGGTGGCAAAGAAAACATTGCTCATCTTGAACATTGTTCAACAAGACTTCGCTTCACATTGATTGATCAGAAGAAGGCAGATGTACCGGCTCTAGAAAAAACGCCAGGTGTCATAGCTGTCAGAATGTCAGGACAATGCCAAGTGGTCATTGGGAATGACGTGATTGAAGTGTATCAAAAGTTAACAAGTTTAATAGGTGCCAGCTCATCAGGGAGAGACGCACCTTCCAATCAGTCAAAAGAAAAAAGAAAAGTAGGCGCAGTTCTGTTAGATTTCATTGTCGGTGTCTTCCAGCCGCTTGTTCCAGCTATCGCAGGTGGAGGGATTTTGAAATCATTTCTTCTCCTTTTCTCTTTATTAGGCTGGGTGGATGCAAAGGGTCAAACATATCAAATACTGAACATGGTCGGTGACGCACCGCTTTACTTCCTGCCTTTACTAGTCGCTGTGACGACTGCAAATAAATTAAAAGTAAATCCACTCGTCGCATTATCGGCAGTCGGAGCACTCATTCTTCCGAATATGACAGCAATGCTCACTGAAGGAGCGCAATTACTGTCGTTCGACGTAAAAAATATAGCCTATGCGTATCAAGTATTTCCAGCAATCCTCTCTGTATTGCTTTACGCTCAGATGGAAAAATTCTTTACTCGATTTTCACCAAAACCAATTCGGATTTTCTTCGTACCAATGATGTCATTGGTCATTACAGTACCAGTTACGTTACTTCTGTTAGGACCGATTGGTTTTACAGCAGGACAAGGTTTTTCATCTCTCATTCTTGCAATGTTTAATACAGTAGGCTGGGTAGCTGTCGCTATTTTAGCAGCGGTTCTCCCATTCATGGTGGCATCAGGCATGCACAAAGCGATGGTTCCTTATGCAGTCACGACGATGGGGAACCTTGGAAAAGAAGCGCTTTACCTACCAGCATCACTTGCGCATAATATTGCGGAAAGTGGAGCATGTTTCGCTGTTGCACTACGGACAAAAGATAAAGTGCTCAGGTCAACCGCAATCTCGGCAGGAATATCAGCATTTTTTGGGATCACAGAGCCGGCATTATATGGTGTGACCCTCCAAAATAAACGAGTTCTTGGAAGTGTCATGATTGGTTCCTTTGTCGGTGGGATCTTCATTGGATTAGTTGGTATACAAGCCTTTGTGCTTGTTGGTCCTGGATTAGCAAGTATGTCGATGTTCATATCAGATGAGCTCCCGCGAAATCTTATGTTTGCTGTCATTGGAGCTGTCATTTCGTTTGTTGTTGCATTTATCGCTGCTTTTGCTTTAGGTAAAGATCGAACAGTAGAAGAAAAGACAAATGACCAAGCGGCATTTGCTGAACAAATTGGGGCAGGTGAAACATTCAAAAGCCCTGTCATTGGTCAAATGATCTCCCTATCTGAAGTGAAAGATGATATTTTCTCTTCAAAGGTTATGGGAGAAGGGATTGCCATTGTGCCTTCAAAAGGAGCACTTTATGCACCAGTAGATGGTGAGGTCACCCTGCTGTTCGAAACAAATCATGCACTTGGTATGAGAACGGATCAAGGGGTTGATGTATTATTCCACATTGGCATCGACACCGTTCAGCTGGAAGGTCAGTATTTCAATCCGAAAGTACAGGCAGGAGATCGTGTTCAAGCAGGAGATTTCCTGATTGAATTTGATCTAGAAAAAATCATAGAAGCAGGATATGATCCAGTTACACTTGCTGTGATCACAAATACAGATCAATTTGATATTAAAGTACAGCCATTACAAGAGGTCAATCGTCAAGATACATTGATGGTTGTCACACAATTAGGAGGCTAA
- a CDS encoding PadR family transcriptional regulator: MKKYNDTTYAILGILTTDCKSGYEVKQLIDKSLHHFWKISYGQIYPALKFIVEEGLAEVSPASTSGRSDKREYHLTEKGLDTLRQWLAQPLDQLPAERNEVLLKLFFGQYLSFEKKLVLLQDYERGLRIRYETYVSIEQNIKELYPDEADAKYWLFTLDYGKKVAQAGIDWCVETCEQMKKEG; this comes from the coding sequence CTGAAAAAATACAATGATACGACGTATGCGATTTTAGGTATTTTAACGACAGATTGCAAGTCAGGGTACGAAGTGAAGCAATTAATTGATAAGAGCTTGCATCATTTTTGGAAAATTAGTTATGGACAAATTTATCCTGCTTTAAAGTTTATAGTCGAGGAAGGACTTGCTGAGGTTTCACCTGCTTCTACATCCGGCCGTTCAGACAAGCGGGAATATCATCTGACTGAAAAAGGACTGGATACGTTAAGGCAATGGCTGGCGCAGCCGCTCGATCAGTTACCAGCAGAACGAAATGAAGTGTTATTAAAGTTATTTTTTGGACAATATCTTTCATTTGAGAAAAAGCTGGTGCTTCTACAGGATTATGAGAGGGGGCTCCGTATCCGTTATGAGACATACGTTTCGATTGAACAAAACATCAAGGAGCTTTATCCAGATGAAGCTGATGCGAAGTACTGGCTGTTTACTTTAGATTATGGAAAGAAAGTGGCTCAAGCAGGAATTGATTGGTGCGTGGAAACATGTGAACAGATGAAGAAAGAGGGGTGA
- a CDS encoding DUF4188 domain-containing protein, producing the protein MKNDIRAGRFTTDHSDSIVVFIIGMRINKRWAIHQWLPVFMAMPGMIKELYTHQDELGFLGTENYFGLRTTAMIQYWKSTDDLLAYAKMEKHLAAWKAFNQRARTNDAVGIYHETYQVQAGSYESVYVNMPSYGLSQARASIPIGKGKQTAEERLDTTNS; encoded by the coding sequence ATGAAAAACGACATACGTGCTGGCAGATTTACAACGGACCATTCTGACTCGATTGTTGTGTTCATCATCGGAATGAGGATCAACAAACGCTGGGCGATCCATCAATGGCTGCCTGTGTTCATGGCGATGCCTGGCATGATCAAAGAACTGTATACCCATCAAGACGAGCTTGGTTTCCTCGGGACAGAGAATTACTTCGGTTTACGCACTACAGCGATGATCCAATATTGGAAGTCAACAGATGACCTTCTTGCCTATGCCAAGATGGAAAAGCATTTGGCGGCTTGGAAGGCCTTTAATCAAAGAGCACGGACCAATGACGCAGTGGGCATTTATCATGAAACGTATCAAGTTCAAGCCGGATCATATGAATCTGTCTACGTGAACATGCCTTCCTACGGACTGAGTCAAGCGAGAGCTTCTATTCCAATTGGTAAAGGAAAACAAACAGCGGAAGAACGGCTGGATACAACAAATTCCTAG
- a CDS encoding NUDIX hydrolase, translating into MFIDQLKNDLHQSQPLFIGEETAFKAAILVPLVQVNGEWHILFEVRSLTMRKQPGDISFPGGKLDGGETAQEAALRETHEELGIPPESVEILGQLSPYIASPSFVVYPYVGIIDEQKVKHSFNQEEVEETFTIPLSWLSQYEPYLHHVSVQPTPAEDFPYEKIMNGEKYRWGSRSIEEWFYDYEKYTIWGLTARILKHFVTVAKRNS; encoded by the coding sequence TTGTTCATTGATCAATTAAAGAATGACTTACATCAATCACAACCGTTGTTTATTGGAGAAGAGACAGCGTTCAAAGCGGCGATCCTTGTTCCTTTGGTGCAAGTAAACGGGGAATGGCATATTTTATTTGAGGTGCGATCGCTGACCATGAGAAAACAGCCTGGTGATATTAGCTTCCCTGGAGGCAAACTCGACGGCGGTGAAACAGCACAAGAAGCTGCACTGCGAGAAACACATGAAGAGCTGGGCATTCCGCCTGAATCAGTCGAGATCCTTGGGCAGCTCAGTCCTTACATTGCTTCTCCATCCTTCGTGGTCTATCCGTATGTCGGCATCATTGATGAGCAAAAGGTAAAGCACTCCTTTAATCAAGAGGAAGTGGAGGAGACCTTTACCATACCTTTATCATGGCTCAGCCAATATGAGCCGTACCTACATCATGTGTCTGTTCAGCCAACACCAGCTGAGGATTTCCCCTATGAAAAAATCATGAATGGCGAGAAGTACCGCTGGGGGAGCCGTTCGATTGAGGAATGGTTTTATGATTATGAAAAATACACCATTTGGGGATTAACAGCCCGCATATTAAAGCATTTTGTGACCGTTGCAAAAAGAAATTCCTAG